ACGCTCGACGAAAGTACGAGCTGCCTTGGTGGACGGGGTCTGGCCTGGGACCAGTTCCTCGACAACGTGGATGCGGTCGTGGCGAGCACGGTCAGAGAGTGCGCCACGCAGTGCAGCTGCAATCATCTTCTTCGGGGTGCGCTGGCTGTAGTCGCGCGGCACCGGGCCGTGGACAATGCCACCGCCGGTCCAGTGCGGAGCACGGATCGAACCCTGACGAGCGCGACCGGTACCCTTCTGGCGCCACGGCTTGCGGCCACCGCCGCGAACCTCGCCGCGGGTCTTGACCTTGTGGGTGCCCTGGCGAGCTGCTGCACGCTGCGCGACAACAACCTGGTGCATCAGGGCGATGGACACCTCCGCGTCGAACACGGAAGCAGGAAGCTCAACCGAACCGTTCACGCCGCCTTCAGCGGTGTGTACGTCTAGCTTGAGGTTGGTCATGCGTGAGCACCACCCTTCGTGGCAGTCTTAACAACCAGCAGGCCGCCGCGTGCACCCGGAAC
The nucleotide sequence above comes from Corynebacterium amycolatum. Encoded proteins:
- the rplD gene encoding 50S ribosomal protein L4, whose amino-acid sequence is MTNLKLDVHTAEGGVNGSVELPASVFDAEVSIALMHQVVVAQRAAARQGTHKVKTRGEVRGGGRKPWRQKGTGRARQGSIRAPHWTGGGIVHGPVPRDYSQRTPKKMIAAALRGALSDRARHDRIHVVEELVPGQTPSTKAARTFVERLTERNNVLVVLPREDVNSWKSVRNLPGVHILSEDQLNTYDVLKADDVIFAVQALNDFITRTAGKEEK